In the genome of Arachis hypogaea cultivar Tifrunner chromosome 9, arahy.Tifrunner.gnm2.J5K5, whole genome shotgun sequence, the window TGTCAACGAATTTTCAAATATGTCCAAGAGTCTCTAAAAATAGTGCTAGCATAATTGCTTAAGTTAAACTGGAACTATTTATTTTACATTATGCATagtatgtaaaattttttttcagttacttttctatgttattttcttctctcaatttcactagtaaatatttaaaaattttatttttctattttgtttatcTTAACTTTTGgatattgtatttatttatctatgaataaaatacaactattatgttaaaaaaaaaaaaaacttattaggGTTGATGCTAAATTGGTGGGTTAGATCGTCATTGATCATTGATCACACCAACTAAAATACCTTAACTTGTTGTAACTCGAAATATAGCACACTGTTTTCCCTATAAAAACCCAATGTGAGTGAGACAACAACTTAACGCATTACATAAAACCTTAAACGTGGCTGCGAGATTCATCATAGGAGAAGCACTCACTTCTCTTCTCTCTGTTGGAATTGCTTTCACGGTTTGCACTATGTTcctttaattataaaacattctGCTTCTGCTCATTGTATTCTtctatataattcatgcaaattgCTCTAAAAAATTGAACTCGTGTTGCTGGTTTCTTCTTGTGTCCATTTCTATAACATCAACATGCATGCTTggataactttttattttgatcttTTATAATAACCTTGAATTTTTCTGAATTTTGAAGCAAAGGGGTGAGGTTTTCTTCCATGTTATTTCTACTGGATTTCAGATTCTGCATTAAACAATATCAATGAGAATGCTGACAAATTTCTTTTATCCTCAGACACACAGTTTTGTTATCCCAGCTGGTTTCATAGCCGTtcgtttttcatttttcttttatttatttatttattctttggaATCTCTGAAGATTCCCTTTTTTCATTGAACTCCTTCTTGGAAATGACACCTATCATTTATATCTTTACATATAAGACATGAAAATTGTCATATAGAAATAGGAATATCTCTTAAACCATAAGATTATTCTGTTGCAAAATGTTTTCTTCTCCCcatcactttttctttttaatatttttattttctggctCCAAGTCCAAGCAATAATTAATGGGACCCTTTTTACTTTTTCATGGatagtaaatatataaataaggAATGTAATGTAATACAAAAACATTACAACTTCTCTTCTTGGAGTATAGTTGCATTTTTTTCATCCATAATCTTTTCCTTGAGGTTAATCTTCTTTTCTAATTTGCCTTGAAAATGACTGAATTATATTTGATTTTACTTTTTCTGTTAGTATGAATTACTAAACCAGAAATCCATTGCCATTTCCTTTAGTAGTATAATTCATTCTGGTTGaagagaaaaattagaagaaaatatttGCATACATTAAGGCATTAGTTTTGATGGCATGTTTGCAAAAAATTGATGTATCATAATTGCTTCTGGGCCCtcactgatatatgattttgtcattgtgtatttgtgtttggTTTATGATAGTTTCTGTTTTTGCATGTCAACCTCACACGTATACTAATACAAGTGAACCTCAGAATCATGCCCCTTACAACTATATTATAGTGTGAAATTAATGTTTCTGTGCATGTGTCATGTGAGTCTGTGACACTGCTACCACCATCCAAAATCCAAAGAAGTTGTGTGTGTTGTAGTGGTTAACCCTTGACACACTCTTCATGCTCTTTTGCTCTGTCCTTCATTATAGAAGATGCATGCTTTCTTGTCAATTGAAGGGTGCAAAACATCATCACTCATACTAGTCACTTGGCATGATAAGCTAAATTGTGATATTTGAATGCCACATGTGTTTGGAAATTGGTGTCTATTGTGTTATGCATTTTCacatcctttcttttcttttctctatttttatagGATTCCCAAGGCATAATAGAACTTCAAATAACTGGTTGTAATATCAGAAATCCTTTCTTTGCTGTTTTTCTGGTCATGGTCTAAGTCACTCTCATCTGCAATGACTatcattcattcattttcttaGATATCAGAATCATTAGATTACTGATTATTGACTTGCTTTGTAGTAGTGCAAAGTGCTAACTCTTTCTTTCTACATTGGTAACAGGAGCTTTAACAACACAACAATGGGAGCTGGAGGGCGTGTCACTAAGATTGAAGCTCAAAAGAAGCCTCTTTCAAGGGTTCCACATTCAAACCCTCCATTCAGTGTTGGCCAACTCAAGAAAGCAATTCCACCACATTGCTTTGAACGTTCTCTTTTCATATCATTCTCCTATGTTGTCTATGATCTCTTAGTGGCCTACTTACTCTTCTACATTGCCACCACTTATTTCCACAAGCTTCCATACCCATTTTCCTTCCTTGCTTGGCCAATCTATTGGGCCATCCAAGGCTGCATTCTCACTGGTGTTTGGGTGATTGCTCATGAGTGTGGCCACCATGCCTTCAGCAAGTACCAACTTGTTGATGACATGGTTGGTTTGACCCTTCACTCTTGTCTATTAGTTCCTTATTTCTCATGGAAAATCAGCCACCGCCGCCACCACTCCAACACCGGTTCCCTCGACCGCAACGAAGTGTTTGTCCCAAAACCAAAATCAAAGGTATCATGGTATAACAAGTACATGAACAATCCACCAGGGAGGGCTATCTCCCTCTTCATCACACTCACACTAGGATGGCCCTTGTACTTGGCCTTCAATGTTTCTGGCAGACCCTATGATAGATTTGCAAGCCACTATGACCCTTATGCTCCCATATACTCTAACAGGGAAAGGCTTCTAATTTATGTCTCAGATTCATCTGTCTTTGCTGTAACATATCTGCTATATCACATAGCAACTCTGAAAGGTTTGGGTTGGGTGGTATGTGTTTATGGGGTGCCATTGCTCATTGTGAATGGGTTTCTAGTTACCATAACCTATTTGCAGCACACACATGCATCATTGCCTCACTATGATTCATCCGAATGGGACTGGTTAAGAGGAGCATTGGCAACAGTGGACAGAGATTATGGGATACTGAATAAGGCATTTCATCATATAACTGATACGCATGTGGCTCATCATTTGTTCTCAACAATGCCTCATTACCATGCAATGGAAGCAACCAATGCAATAAAGCCAATATTGGGTGATTACTACCAATTTGATGGCACCCCATTTTACAAAGCATTGTGGAGAGAAGCCAAAGAGTGCCTCTATGTGGAGCCAGATGATGGAGCTTCTAAGAAGGGTGTTTATTGGTACAAGAACAAGTTCTGATGCATAGTCAGAGTTGAAAACGTTTGTGTTAAATTAGAAACTTAAGTACTTTAGTAACTTGTAATGGTCATCAACAATAATAAACAATGTGTGTGTGGATTTGCCATGTAatgtactactactactactactagttTTTGTGAACTACTAGTTTGGAGTGACTTGTGATCATAGATTTATTTAATGCAATATTGCTATTGTGCTAAGCATTTTGAaaatttcttccttttttctttttcttttttttttctttccccaAAGTTGCAGATCTATCTAAAAGAAGCATACGATAAGAGCAAGTTTAACATTAACTACTAAGAAatctcattaattttttttcactcCATTAAGTTATTTCTTTCCAAAATGGTAAAAGATCTAATGCATACACAATTACACATAttttattagtgctgatttgGGTTGGTAGATGAGATCAACTTTAAGGCTCCTATATCTTGCTTAACGAAAGTTGTATCTAGCTGTTTAAATTTGAAGTAGTATttaattagtttataaaaatttaattttaatacactagtAAATTAGTTTTAACATTTTATACATACatttaaatagttatattttttattagctatatgaatgattatttaaaaaaaataaatataattaaataattttgtaaaatattttattctatggaTGCATTAAAATTAAGTTCTTAATTTATAACTAACActctctttttatcttttttattttcaattttttcaaaaattcattttaaataacgataatttaatcatttaaagttatttaaaaaaaattttccataGCCAAATACTTTACAGCATATATTCCTATTCCCTTAAttactttaaaataataataataacaataataataatacgacATGTCATCCGATACAATTACTCTTAAGTAGACATGTATAATAAATCTATAGAATATAGTACGAATTTTTTACGATAAGTATGTACTAATTGCACCTTTACATCTTAAATTCTTATGAATAATACTACTACAATaatgtttgaaaaatattaaCATTTCAGCTCaaataactcaaaattaattaatttggtatttattaattataactaaaataataatataattttaaatataataaatatataattataaacattatatatataaaattataaatattaaattaaacaagataaatttaattattatttttttaatattacggGAATAATATGTTAACTTTTTACTTAACAAAATGTAAAAAGATCagtgtctaattttaaaatctattcATCAAAGGTACAAAGAGTTAAAGATAATTAAATCGAGTACATGTAAACGTAAAGATAATGTCATAATAAAGAGTAATTAAatacgaaaaataataaatagtaatTAAGGAAATTATAGGAATAATTAGTGTTGCAGTAACACACTAAACCTTGTTTACCAGAATTGCTTGGCGAAGCAGATAAAGTAACCGCTGTCATCTTTTTCTCCGTCAACACCATCATTCATCACTTTCCATTTCATCTTCACTGTGCTTCCGCACCAAGCAATCTAACATCGATTTTCTCCGTTGAATTCAGGTTCCTCTCTCccccttctccttctctttctctctttttattttctatgcaagGGTCGATTTTTATCAGGATTCGTAGATCCCCAGATTAGATCACAGGGTTTGGTTGGGTTTCTAGTTTTTAGACTCACTTTTGTTAAAGTTCTCTCTTTTtctccattgggtttttcttgctTAAGCTGTATTCCCCATAATATCAAAGGATCGAAGGCGAATTGGGATTGTAGTTTTATTACTCTCTGTTCATCATTTGACTGTAGATTTTGCTAGATCAAAACCGTGCATGCACCATAATTGTGAATTGGATATTTTCCTTCAGTGATTGCAAATTGTGAACATTCTTTTTCTGAACAGAAAATTTTTCATTCGGTTTGGCTTATGAATTGAACTAGAACCTAAAAACCTAATTCTTCAGTAGTTGTAGTTGTCATAaccttttgtgtttttttttttttttggttttcattttaattaatatctGTTATTAGCAGGGTGAGCAGGTTATTGTGGTATTGATTGTAACTTGTGGTGGTGGTGCTTTGTGGAGATGAGTCAGAGAGGTTTAATATATAGCTTTGTTGCCAAAGGAACTGTTGTCTTAGCAGAACACACGCAATATACTGGAAATTTCAGCACCATTGCTGTTCAGTGCTTGCAGAAGCTGCCTTCAAATAGCAGCAAATACACATATTCATGTGATGGTCACACGTTTAACTTCCTCATAGACAATGGATTCGGTATGGATTATTCTATGTTGTTTTGTGTATTATTGGCTCGGCTCTgctgttttagttttttttttttttttttttttcattcagctGAAATGTTTCCCTCTGCTCTGCAGTTTTCCTTATTGTCGCAGATGAATCGGTTGGAAGGAGTGTTCCTTTTGTATTTCTTGAACGGGTGAAGGATGATTTCGTGAAGCGATATGGTGCGAGCATTAAGAATGACAGTGCCCATCCACTTGCTGATGACGATGAAGATGATGACTTATTCGAAGACAGATTTAGCATCGCCTATAATCTAGATCGTGAATTTGGGTTTGTATATGTTTGATCCTTTTTAAGTGTTTTTTTAACTGCTTTATGCTGCCATCTCCTTAGTATTTTCTTACCGTGTTGCTCAGACCAGCGCTTAAGGAGCATATGCAGTATTGCTTGACCCACCCGGAAGAAATAAGTAAACTATCGAAATTGAAGGCTCAGATAACCGAGGTCAAGGGAATAATGATGGACAACATTGAGAAGGTATATTACTCTAAGCTTAATGACACATACATGGACACAATTCTTTTGTTGACATCAATCATACATTAACCGAGTCCTTGCATCTTTGTAGAATGCTGATTTGTCTTGAATTGTACTGTTCTATCTCCATAGTGTAGCCCCCTTACAAtggaaaattaattaattactagcttgttcaattaaaattttgaatgttgCACCGtcttcttttttattgttttgagTGTGTTGGCATGATTCTCAAGTTGCAAACCAGCAGATTTTAATAAGGTCAATCAGTATTGCATTTTACCACCTTTGCTAGTTTCTAATATCAC includes:
- the LOC112712140 gene encoding omega-6 fatty acid desaturase, endoplasmic reticulum isozyme 1 isoform X1 — translated: MDSKYINKECNVIQKHYNFSSWSIVAFFSSIIFSLRSFNNTTMGAGGRVTKIEAQKKPLSRVPHSNPPFSVGQLKKAIPPHCFERSLFISFSYVVYDLLVAYLLFYIATTYFHKLPYPFSFLAWPIYWAIQGCILTGVWVIAHECGHHAFSKYQLVDDMVGLTLHSCLLVPYFSWKISHRRHHSNTGSLDRNEVFVPKPKSKVSWYNKYMNNPPGRAISLFITLTLGWPLYLAFNVSGRPYDRFASHYDPYAPIYSNRERLLIYVSDSSVFAVTYLLYHIATLKGLGWVVCVYGVPLLIVNGFLVTITYLQHTHASLPHYDSSEWDWLRGALATVDRDYGILNKAFHHITDTHVAHHLFSTMPHYHAMEATNAIKPILGDYYQFDGTPFYKALWREAKECLYVEPDDGASKKGVYWYKNKF
- the LOC112712140 gene encoding omega-6 fatty acid desaturase, endoplasmic reticulum isozyme 1 isoform X4 encodes the protein MHAFLSIEGSFNNTTMGAGGRVTKIEAQKKPLSRVPHSNPPFSVGQLKKAIPPHCFERSLFISFSYVVYDLLVAYLLFYIATTYFHKLPYPFSFLAWPIYWAIQGCILTGVWVIAHECGHHAFSKYQLVDDMVGLTLHSCLLVPYFSWKISHRRHHSNTGSLDRNEVFVPKPKSKVSWYNKYMNNPPGRAISLFITLTLGWPLYLAFNVSGRPYDRFASHYDPYAPIYSNRERLLIYVSDSSVFAVTYLLYHIATLKGLGWVVCVYGVPLLIVNGFLVTITYLQHTHASLPHYDSSEWDWLRGALATVDRDYGILNKAFHHITDTHVAHHLFSTMPHYHAMEATNAIKPILGDYYQFDGTPFYKALWREAKECLYVEPDDGASKKGVYWYKNKF
- the LOC112712140 gene encoding omega-6 fatty acid desaturase, endoplasmic reticulum isozyme 1 isoform X5, which codes for MGAGGRVTKIEAQKKPLSRVPHSNPPFSVGQLKKAIPPHCFERSLFISFSYVVYDLLVAYLLFYIATTYFHKLPYPFSFLAWPIYWAIQGCILTGVWVIAHECGHHAFSKYQLVDDMVGLTLHSCLLVPYFSWKISHRRHHSNTGSLDRNEVFVPKPKSKVSWYNKYMNNPPGRAISLFITLTLGWPLYLAFNVSGRPYDRFASHYDPYAPIYSNRERLLIYVSDSSVFAVTYLLYHIATLKGLGWVVCVYGVPLLIVNGFLVTITYLQHTHASLPHYDSSEWDWLRGALATVDRDYGILNKAFHHITDTHVAHHLFSTMPHYHAMEATNAIKPILGDYYQFDGTPFYKALWREAKECLYVEPDDGASKKGVYWYKNKF
- the LOC112712140 gene encoding omega-6 fatty acid desaturase, endoplasmic reticulum isozyme 1 isoform X3; the encoded protein is MHAFLSIEGCKTSSLILVTWSFNNTTMGAGGRVTKIEAQKKPLSRVPHSNPPFSVGQLKKAIPPHCFERSLFISFSYVVYDLLVAYLLFYIATTYFHKLPYPFSFLAWPIYWAIQGCILTGVWVIAHECGHHAFSKYQLVDDMVGLTLHSCLLVPYFSWKISHRRHHSNTGSLDRNEVFVPKPKSKVSWYNKYMNNPPGRAISLFITLTLGWPLYLAFNVSGRPYDRFASHYDPYAPIYSNRERLLIYVSDSSVFAVTYLLYHIATLKGLGWVVCVYGVPLLIVNGFLVTITYLQHTHASLPHYDSSEWDWLRGALATVDRDYGILNKAFHHITDTHVAHHLFSTMPHYHAMEATNAIKPILGDYYQFDGTPFYKALWREAKECLYVEPDDGASKKGVYWYKNKF
- the LOC112712142 gene encoding vesicle-associated membrane protein 727; amino-acid sequence: MSQRGLIYSFVAKGTVVLAEHTQYTGNFSTIAVQCLQKLPSNSSKYTYSCDGHTFNFLIDNGFVFLIVADESVGRSVPFVFLERVKDDFVKRYGASIKNDSAHPLADDDEDDDLFEDRFSIAYNLDREFGPALKEHMQYCLTHPEEISKLSKLKAQITEVKGIMMDNIEKVLDRGEKIELLVDKTENLQFQADSFQRQGRQLRRKMWLQNLQMKLMVGGGILILVIVLWVIACGGFKC
- the LOC112712140 gene encoding omega-6 fatty acid desaturase, endoplasmic reticulum isozyme 1 isoform X2 — protein: MCLEIGVYCVMHFHILSFLFSIFIGFPRHNRTSNNWSFNNTTMGAGGRVTKIEAQKKPLSRVPHSNPPFSVGQLKKAIPPHCFERSLFISFSYVVYDLLVAYLLFYIATTYFHKLPYPFSFLAWPIYWAIQGCILTGVWVIAHECGHHAFSKYQLVDDMVGLTLHSCLLVPYFSWKISHRRHHSNTGSLDRNEVFVPKPKSKVSWYNKYMNNPPGRAISLFITLTLGWPLYLAFNVSGRPYDRFASHYDPYAPIYSNRERLLIYVSDSSVFAVTYLLYHIATLKGLGWVVCVYGVPLLIVNGFLVTITYLQHTHASLPHYDSSEWDWLRGALATVDRDYGILNKAFHHITDTHVAHHLFSTMPHYHAMEATNAIKPILGDYYQFDGTPFYKALWREAKECLYVEPDDGASKKGVYWYKNKF